From the genome of Ananas comosus cultivar F153 linkage group 16, ASM154086v1, whole genome shotgun sequence, one region includes:
- the LOC109721943 gene encoding ATP-dependent 6-phosphofructokinase 6-like, protein MAFVPKSRSPHEEEAVETDHDAPNPRQLYGFPAAAAAPIAFRTRGSELRLRSSSDNMVEEEANAKIVEGDFGYVLEDVPHLVDYLPDVPTYPNPLQDNAAYSVVKQYFVNVDDTVPYKIVVQKNSPRGVHFRRAGPRQRVYFKSDDVLACIVTCGGLCPGLNTVIRELVCGLSHMYNVKQILGIEGGYRGFYARNTIPLTPKTVNDIHKRGGTILGTSRGGHDTIKIVDNIEDRGINQVYIIGGDGTQKGALEIFKEIRRRRLKVAVAGIPKTIDNDIAVIDKSFGFDTAVEEAQRAINAAHVESESVENGIGLVKLMGRYSGFIAMYATLASRDVDCCLIPESPFYLEGPGGLFEYIEKRLKENGHMVIVVAEGAGQKLIAESMQSMDHKDASGNKLLLDVGLWLSHKIKAYFSRKQKMVINLKYIDPTYMIRAIPSIASDNVYCTLLAHSAIHGAMAGYTGFTVGLVNGRHTYIPFHRVTQTRNKVVITDRMWARLLSSTNQPSFLSAKDIEPKEPEKPLEGSTAKGNRDGETTLPNGEAC, encoded by the exons ATGGCGTTTGTTCCTAAATCGCGTTCTCCGCATgaggaggaggcggtggagACCGACCACGACGCCCCCAACCCGCGCCAGCTCTACGGCTTCccagccgccgccgctgccccGATCGCGTTCCGGACGCGGGGCTCTGAGCTCAGGCTCCGATCGTCCAGCGACAACATGGTCGAGGAGGAGGCCAACGCGAAGATCGTCGAGGGCGACTTCGGGTACGTCCTCGAGGACGTACCCCATCTCGTCGATTACCTCCCCGATGTCCCC ACATATCCGAACCCACTCCAAGATAATGCCGCCTATTCAGTTGTCAA GCAGTATTTTGTCAACGTGGATGATACTGTGCCCTATAAG ATTGTTGTTCAAAAGAATAGCCCACGAGGAGTACACTTCCGGCGTGCTGGGCCCCGTCAGAGG GTATATTTTAAATCAGATGATGTGCTTGCATGTATTGTAACCTGTGGTGGCCTTTGCCCTGGGCTCAACACAGTAATCAGGGAGCTAGTATGTGGTTTGTCCCATATGTATAATGTCAAACAAATCCTCGGCATAGAG GGTGGATACAGGGGATTCTATGCTCGCAACACTATACCCTTGACACCAAAGACTGTCAATGACATTCACAAAAGGGGCGGTACCATCCTTGGAACATCCCGGGGAGGTCATGATACTATAAAGATAGTTGACAACATTGAGGACCGCGGAATTAATCAG GTCTACATCATTGGTGGAGATGGAACTCAAAAAGGAGCATTGGAGATTTTTAAG GAAATTCGGAGACGCCGTCTCAAAGTTGCTGTTGCCGGAATTCCAAAAACAATAGATAATGACATTGCG GTTATTGACAAGTCATTTGGTTTTGATACTGCTGTGGAGGAGGCCCAACGTGCCATTAATGCAGCACACGTAGAATCTGAAAGTGTTGAGAATGGCATAGGCCTAGTAAAGCTGATGGGTCGCTATAGTG GTTTCATTGCGATGTATGCTACTCTTGCCAGCCGAGATGTG gacTGTTGCTTAATTCCAGAATCACCATTTTATCTGGAAGGACCAGGTGGACTTTTTGAATACATTGAAAAGAGGCTTAAAGAGAATGGACACATGGTTATTGTCGTTGCTGAGGGGGCTGGTCAAAAACTTATTGCTGAAAGTATGCAGTCCATGGACCACAAAGATGCCTCTGGAAACAAGCTGCTTCTTGATGTTGGTCTCTGGTTATCTCACAAGATTAAG GCTTACTTCTCCAGAAAACAGAAAATGGTGATAAATCTTAAATATATAG ATCCAACATATATGATTCGTGCAATTCCAAGCATTGCATCTGACAATGTCTACTGCACCCTTCTAGCTCATAGTGCCATCCATGGTGCAATGGCAGGATATACTGGCTTCACTGTTGGACTAGTTAATGGCAGGCATACTTATATACCATTTCAT AGGGTGACACAGACACGAAACAAGGTCGTGATAACCGACCGTATGTGGGCAAGGCTACTGTCATCAACCAACCAGCCAAGCTTTTTGAGTGCCAAAGACATTGAGCCAAAAGAGCCCGAGAAGCCACTGGAAGGATCGACCGCTAAAGGCAACCGAGATGGAGAAACCACTTTACCCAATGGTGAGGCCTGCTAG
- the LOC109721946 gene encoding probable LRR receptor-like serine/threonine-protein kinase At1g51880: MGVKWFCLVLLLGLSTLTSIRVNGQADNLGFISIDCGLPENSSYVDSVTTIPYTSDKQFIDTGENHNISAEYITPTLSKRYLNVRSFPTGARNCYALNSLLAGAKYLVRATFKYANYDGLNKLPIFDLHIGVNFWQTINVSDADTAYLAEVITVAPANYLRVCLINTGLGTPFISGLDMRPLKPILYPAANATQSIVLYARLNAGPTDNTVIRYPNDSHDRVWQPWSNEPYWAEISTASLVQNVNNDHFEAPSAVMQTAVVPVNGSKIDFSWTPDSSGDNKKPNPGYLAVMHFSEIQTLPPGAVREFDITINDKPWYGPFTPEFLYSDAVYSTSPGYGNRQYNVSIVATANSTLPPLLNALEIFTALPVPLLGTDAGDVSAIAAIKAQYQVKRNWMGDPCAPKAYAWDGLNCSYSLSSPPTITSINLSSSGLTGVITTSFAYLKSLQSLDLSYNNLTGSMPDVLSQLPSLTLLDLRGNQLNGSIPPGLSKRSQDGTLTLRVDQCANGNSCAPSRPKKISPIVVVVPIVVVVLIVAVILIICLRKKKPGSETNPSVRPQNERYSSNIENKQDSPLQLENRQFTYKELELITSNFSRILGKGGFGTVYKGILENGTPVAVKMRSHSASQGVKEFLAEAQHLTRVHHKNLVSMIGYCRDGDQLALVYEFMSEGTLEKHLKGKANARPLNWRQRVQIAYESAQGLQYLHKSCNPPLIHRDVKTNNILLNSNLEAKLADFGLSKAFNSGVNTHVSTAVAGTPGYLDPEYYTTLQLSEKSDVYSFGIVLLEIVTGQPAILTTTESIHIVQWVRQRLARGNIESVADPRMRGEYDINSVWKAADLALKCTEQSSIQRPTMTDVVMQLNECLELEDAGERNHTKRNSRGDYFYSETSDSQISTFEMEYMPQLPVGPGPVAR, translated from the exons ATGGGGGTGAAATGGTTCTGCTTAGTTCTTCTTCTTGGCTTATCGACGCTAACTAGCATTCGAGTCAATGGCCAAGCTGATAATCTTG GTTTCATAAGCATAGATTGCGGCCTCCCCGAAAACTCGAGCTATGTCGACAGCGTCACGACGATACCCTACACCTCCGACAAGCAATTCATCGACACCGGTGAGAACCACAACATATCGGCGGAGTACATAACCCCCACGCTCTCGAAGCGCTACCTCAACGTCCGGAGCTTTCCGACCGGCGCGCGAAACTGCTACGCTTTGAACTCGCTGCTGGCGGGGGCGAAATATCTCGTCCGCGCGACGTTCAAGTATGCAAACTACGACGGCCTGAATAAGCTCCCGATATTCGATCTCCACATCGGTGTCAATTTCTGGCAGACGATTAATGTTAGCGACGCCGACACCGCGTATCTGGCTGAGGTCATTACCGTTGCTCCGGCGAACTACCTGCGAGTTTGTCTCATAAACACGGGACTGGGGACTCCGTTCATTTCCGGGCTCGACATGAGGCCTTTGAAGCCGATTCTTTATCCGGCGGCGAATGCGACGCAGTCGATCGTCCTTTATGCGCGGCTCAACGCCGGCCCGACTGACAACACTGTAATAAG GTACCCGAACGACAGCCACGACCGGGTATGGCAGCCGTGGAGCAACGAGCCCTACTGGGCAGAGATCTCGACGGCGTCGCTCGTGCAGAACGTCAACAACGACCACTTCGAGGCGCCCTCCGCGGTGATGCAGACGGCCGTCGTCCCCGTCAACGGCTCCAAGATCGACTTCTCCTGGACGCCCGACAGCAGCGGCGACAACAAGAAGCCCAACCCCGGCTACCTCGCCGTCATGCACTTCTCCGAGATCCAGACCCTCCCCCCCGGCGCCGTCCGCGAGTTCGACATCACCATCAACGACAAGCCCTGGTACGGGCCCTTCACCCCCGAGTTCCTCTACTCCGACGCCGTCTACAGCACCAGCCCCGGATACGGCAATCGCCAGTACAACGTCTCCATCGTCGCCACCGCCAACTCCACCCTCCCCCCGCTGCTCAACGCGCTCGAGATCTTCACCGCCCTGCCCGTCCCGCTACTCGGCACCGACGCCGGCGACG TAAGTGCTATCGCGGCAATCAAGGCACAGTATCAGGTGAAGAGAAATTGGATGGGAGATCCGTGTGCTCCCAAAGCTTATGCCTGGGATGGGTTGAACTGTAGTTACTCTCTCTCTAGCCCTCCAACAATTACATCTAT AAATTTATCATCCAGTGGATTGACTGGTGTCATAACGACGTCTTTCGCCTATCTGAAATCTCTGCAATCTTT GGATTTGTCGTACAATAACTTAACTGGATCGATGCCTGATGTTCTATCCCAATTACCGTCACTAACACTATT GGATTTGCGAGGCAACCAACTCAACGGATCAATCCCTCCCGGTCTCTCTAAGAGATCACAAGATGGGACACTTACATTAAG AGTTGATCAATGTGCCAATGGGAATTCTTGTGCACCATCGCGACCAAAGAAGATATCTCCTATTGTTGTGGTTGTTCCGATTGTTGTGGTGGTGCTAATTGTAGCTGTGATACTTATTATATGCCTAAGGAAGAAAAAACCAG GCTCGGAGACAAACCCCTCCGTGAGGCCACAGAATGAAAGGTACTCTAGTAACATAGAAAACAAACAAGACAGTCCGTTGCAACTTGAGAATCGACAGTTCACGTACAAGGAGTTAGAGCTTATAACGAGCAACTTTTCACGCATTCTTGGGAAAGGAGGATTTGGGACAGTGTACAAGGGCATCTTGGAGAATGGTACTCCAGTTGCGGTGAAGATGCGTTCTCACTCAGCTTCACAAGGAGTCAAAGAGTTTTTGGCTGAG GCCCAGCACCTGACAAGGGTCCATCACAAGAACTTGGTTTCAATGATCGGATACTGCAGGGATGGAGATCAGTTGGCACTTGTCTATGAGTTCATGTCCGAAGGAACTCTAGAAAAACATCTGAAag GCAAAGCTAATGCTAGACCTTTGAATTGGAGGCAGCGGGTCCAAATAGCATACGAATCTGCACAAG GGCTACAGTATCTTCACAAGTCTTGCAACCCTCCACTAATTCATAGAGATGTTAAGACGAACAACATTCTCTTGAATTCAAATCTAGAGGCCAAGCTTGCTGATTTTGGGTTGTCTAAGGCCTTCAATAGCGGCGTCAACACTCACGTGTCCACAGCTGTTGCCGGAACTCCGGGATATCTTGATCCTGA GTACTATACAACCCTCCAGCTCAGTGAGAAAAGCGACGTGTATAGCTTTGGAATTGTCCTATTGGAAATAGTAACAGGGCAACCTGCCATATTGACCACCACAGAGAGCATTCACATAGTTCAGTGGGTGCGGCAGAGGCTCGCAAGAGGAAACATCGAGAGCGTAGCCGATCCGAGGATGAGAGGAGAATACGACATAAATTCTGTTTGGAAAGCTGCTGA